One window from the genome of Fulvivirga lutea encodes:
- a CDS encoding aminopeptidase: protein MKRGYKILLVFILLLVAVFFVYSDLIVYGLRQGKGQWHIVSNAKPVEEFLSDPNVDQSTKEKLNLVQDVREFCVSQLGLSDTENYTEMYDQQGKPVLWVVTACKPFSFEPYQWKFPVVGTVPYKGFFEEALAHEEAKRLSELGLDTNIRTVGGWSTLGWFKDPILSEMLKRNDGELANLIVHELVHATIFVKDSVEFNENLASYIGDKGAEEYLKKVDGQKGLEEYIRSKEDQQKFVNHILRGYQQLDTLYIRNSDKSVELQRLLKTNMIDSIMNALDTLTLNDPNYLSKLKGYQPNNAYFMSFKRYRAKQPILDSIFTIQFDSNLINFIEYFKQQYAAE from the coding sequence ATGAAGCGGGGCTACAAAATTCTATTGGTTTTCATCCTCTTACTGGTAGCAGTATTTTTTGTTTATAGTGATCTGATCGTTTATGGTCTGCGGCAAGGTAAGGGCCAGTGGCACATAGTATCTAATGCCAAGCCAGTGGAAGAATTTCTTTCCGATCCCAATGTAGATCAATCCACTAAAGAGAAACTCAACCTTGTTCAGGATGTACGTGAGTTTTGTGTCTCTCAATTGGGTCTGAGCGATACTGAAAATTATACAGAAATGTATGACCAGCAAGGCAAGCCCGTTTTATGGGTTGTAACTGCTTGTAAACCTTTCAGTTTTGAGCCATATCAATGGAAATTTCCAGTGGTTGGCACCGTACCATATAAGGGCTTTTTTGAAGAAGCCTTGGCTCACGAAGAAGCTAAGCGACTAAGCGAGTTGGGATTAGACACTAATATTCGAACAGTAGGAGGGTGGTCTACACTAGGTTGGTTTAAAGACCCGATTTTAAGCGAAATGTTGAAACGGAATGACGGGGAGCTGGCCAATCTTATAGTACATGAATTAGTGCATGCTACCATTTTTGTAAAAGATAGCGTTGAGTTTAATGAAAACCTGGCTTCTTATATTGGCGATAAAGGCGCTGAAGAATATCTAAAAAAGGTAGATGGACAAAAAGGGTTGGAGGAATATATTCGAAGCAAGGAAGATCAGCAGAAGTTTGTAAACCATATTTTGAGAGGCTATCAACAGTTGGACACCTTATATATTAGGAATAGTGACAAGAGTGTCGAGCTGCAAAGGCTATTGAAAACAAATATGATCGATTCAATTATGAACGCTTTAGATACTTTAACTCTTAACGATCCGAACTATTTGAGTAAACTAAAGGGTTATCAGCCAAACAACGCCTATTTTATGTCATTCAAAAGGTATCGCGCTAAGCAACCAATATTAGATTCTATATTTACTATTCAATTTGATTCCAATCTCATTAACTTTATAGAATATTTCAAACAACAATATGCTGCAGAATGA
- a CDS encoding DUF3108 domain-containing protein has protein sequence MKRGVILLIFISALLISSDQYKSYRSVPNTSFIPGEVINYKVHYGFVNAAEGKMVISDKLFKINNRHCYKIDVYGKSIGMFDVFLRIRDNWGTYLDTASIIPHKAYRYIEEGKYRKKEIVNFHHFNKKVEVIDFDKNKEIWKPAKEFEAPTYVQDMVSGYYYLRTLDFDKLKENEIIQLKAFFDDEVYDFNIRFLGREEVKTKIGTIRSLVLSPIMPENSLFDGENSIRVWISDDRNKVPIKVKAQMFVGAVEVDIQSYEKGDIK, from the coding sequence ATGAAGCGAGGAGTCATATTGCTAATTTTCATATCTGCATTACTCATAAGCAGCGATCAATATAAGTCTTATCGGAGTGTGCCTAACACCAGCTTTATTCCTGGCGAGGTTATCAACTATAAAGTTCATTATGGCTTTGTCAATGCTGCCGAAGGTAAAATGGTGATCAGCGACAAGTTGTTTAAAATAAATAATCGTCATTGCTATAAAATTGATGTATATGGCAAGTCGATTGGCATGTTTGATGTATTTCTAAGAATCCGTGATAACTGGGGCACCTATTTAGATACGGCATCTATTATTCCGCACAAGGCTTATAGATATATTGAAGAAGGTAAATACAGAAAAAAGGAGATTGTCAATTTTCATCACTTTAACAAAAAGGTAGAAGTAATAGACTTTGATAAGAATAAAGAGATATGGAAGCCCGCTAAGGAATTTGAAGCACCAACCTATGTACAGGATATGGTCAGTGGCTATTATTATCTGCGTACATTAGACTTTGACAAATTAAAGGAAAACGAAATAATACAGCTCAAAGCATTTTTTGATGATGAGGTGTACGATTTTAATATCCGATTTTTAGGAAGGGAAGAAGTGAAAACCAAGATTGGCACCATCCGATCCTTAGTGCTGTCTCCTATAATGCCGGAGAACAGCCTTTTTGATGGGGAAAATTCGATAAGGGTTTGGATTTCTGACGACCGCAATAAAGTGCCCATTAAGGTGAAAGCGCAAATGTTTGTGGGGGCGGTGGAAGTAGATATACAATCGTACGAAAAAGGGGACATTAAGTAA
- a CDS encoding response regulator transcription factor, which produces MGNKQEYKVLVVDDEEAILELLKYNLEKEGYEVKTAPDGVKGVEVAKKFLPDIILLDIMMPKQDGVETCRQLREIPELTTAFIIFLTARSEEYSEVAAFDVGADDYITKPIKPRALMSRISAYFRRDVQKQSVTNQISIGDLVIDRTSYTIALNGKEISLPKKEFELLYFLAQNPNKVFGRDELLQNIWGSDVYVLARTVDVHIRKVREKIGDDYITTVKGVGYKFSLN; this is translated from the coding sequence ATGGGAAACAAGCAAGAGTACAAAGTGCTTGTTGTAGATGACGAAGAAGCAATTTTAGAATTGCTTAAGTATAATCTCGAGAAAGAAGGCTATGAAGTAAAAACTGCTCCTGATGGAGTGAAAGGTGTAGAAGTAGCCAAGAAATTTTTACCAGACATTATTTTACTTGATATAATGATGCCAAAGCAAGATGGTGTGGAAACCTGCCGTCAGTTGCGCGAGATACCAGAGCTAACTACAGCATTTATTATATTTTTAACGGCCAGATCAGAAGAATACTCAGAAGTTGCTGCTTTTGATGTTGGTGCTGATGATTACATAACAAAGCCTATTAAGCCACGCGCTTTGATGAGCCGTATTTCAGCTTATTTTAGAAGAGATGTGCAAAAGCAATCTGTTACCAACCAAATTTCCATCGGAGATTTAGTAATTGACAGGACGAGCTACACGATTGCACTGAATGGCAAAGAAATAAGCTTACCTAAAAAGGAATTTGAACTACTATACTTTCTGGCTCAAAACCCGAATAAAGTTTTTGGCAGAGATGAGCTTCTTCAAAATATTTGGGGTTCAGATGTGTATGTTCTGGCCAGAACTGTTGACGTTCACATTCGTAAAGTCCGCGAAAAAATCGGAGACGACTATATCACTACAGTAAAAGGAGTAGGATATAAGTTTAGCCTTAATTAA
- a CDS encoding sensor histidine kinase, with the protein MNSSRVIALLLAACIAAVTTAFLSLFDEVTFTALIVTFLISFSASYLLGFMILEFLIFREINKIYQLFEKLRKKELKVLDDQKSNPLNPLKRINEEIFSYAALKQKEIDELKKMEAFRREFIADVSHELKTPIFAAQGFVHTLLDGAVKDKSVRTKFLKRAAKSLDGLDMLVQDLLTLSQIETGEIKMHLEYFDIKNLAEDVLDQFENKAERKNITLSFAKDTPDQVIVHGDWQRINQVLNNLISNAIKYSPEDSAVELGFRVLKNDVVTYVKDNGEGIPSDDVKRIFERFYRVDKSRSREKGGTGLGLAIVKHILEEHKSKIEVKSTYGKGSEFSFKLAKGQSEPLFQK; encoded by the coding sequence GTGAATAGCTCTCGGGTAATTGCATTATTACTGGCTGCCTGTATTGCTGCAGTAACAACGGCCTTCCTCTCTTTATTTGATGAGGTAACTTTCACTGCGCTCATCGTAACATTTCTAATCAGTTTTTCTGCTTCCTATTTGTTGGGGTTTATGATATTGGAATTCCTCATTTTCAGGGAGATCAATAAAATATACCAGCTGTTCGAAAAATTAAGAAAGAAAGAGCTTAAAGTGCTGGATGATCAAAAATCTAATCCGCTAAATCCTCTGAAAAGAATTAATGAAGAAATTTTCAGCTATGCAGCTTTAAAACAGAAGGAGATAGACGAGCTTAAAAAAATGGAAGCCTTCAGGCGGGAATTTATTGCCGATGTGAGCCATGAACTGAAAACACCAATTTTCGCAGCACAGGGTTTTGTTCATACCTTATTAGATGGTGCGGTTAAGGATAAGTCAGTGCGTACGAAATTTTTGAAACGAGCTGCCAAAAGTTTAGATGGTTTAGATATGCTGGTGCAGGATCTTCTCACCCTATCACAAATAGAAACAGGTGAAATTAAAATGCACCTGGAATACTTTGATATTAAAAACCTGGCGGAAGATGTGCTCGACCAATTCGAAAATAAGGCTGAGCGTAAAAACATTACGTTATCTTTTGCCAAAGACACGCCTGATCAGGTGATTGTTCATGGAGACTGGCAAAGAATTAATCAGGTATTAAATAACCTGATAAGCAATGCCATTAAGTACTCTCCTGAAGATAGCGCAGTAGAGTTAGGCTTCAGGGTTTTAAAAAATGATGTTGTTACCTATGTAAAAGATAATGGCGAAGGTATTCCTTCAGATGATGTGAAGAGAATATTCGAACGTTTTTACAGGGTAGATAAAAGTAGGTCAAGGGAAAAAGGGGGTACAGGCCTAGGTCTTGCCATAGTGAAACACATCTTAGAAGAGCATAAATCTAAAATTGAAGTGAAGAGCACCTATGGTAAAGGTTCTGAGTTTAGCTTCAAGCTCGCGAAAGGCCAGTCTGAACCATTGTTTCAGAAGTAA
- a CDS encoding RluA family pseudouridine synthase: MGKKINFKDLVIWEDSDYWVINKPPFISTLDDRNDPVNILGLAKQQNENAHVCHRLDKDTSGLLIIAKNDEAYRHVSIQFEKRSIGKVYHAVADGIHDFNDKVVEDKILKLSNGTVRIDRKGKEAKTTFNTLKAYKLHTLIECKPLTGRMHQIRIHLANIGASISGDSYYGGKPFYLSSVKKKFNLKKDTEEQPLVKRHALHAYKLTFLNLKDEKVEVQGEYPKDMRVLIEQLEKNI; encoded by the coding sequence ATGGGCAAGAAAATTAATTTTAAAGATCTGGTAATATGGGAAGATAGCGACTATTGGGTGATTAATAAACCGCCATTTATTTCCACACTGGATGATAGAAATGATCCGGTGAACATCCTTGGCCTTGCTAAGCAACAGAATGAGAATGCCCATGTGTGCCACCGATTAGATAAAGACACTTCCGGCCTGTTAATTATCGCCAAAAATGATGAGGCTTACAGGCATGTGTCTATTCAATTTGAGAAAAGGTCTATAGGCAAGGTGTATCATGCTGTTGCAGATGGCATTCACGACTTTAATGATAAAGTGGTAGAAGATAAAATATTAAAGCTTTCTAATGGTACGGTACGTATAGATAGGAAAGGAAAAGAGGCCAAGACTACCTTCAATACTCTTAAAGCTTATAAGCTGCATACATTAATAGAGTGTAAACCATTAACAGGGCGTATGCATCAAATCAGAATCCACCTTGCCAATATAGGAGCTTCCATTTCTGGTGACTCGTATTATGGCGGCAAGCCATTCTATTTATCATCAGTAAAGAAAAAATTCAATTTAAAGAAAGATACAGAAGAGCAACCATTGGTCAAAAGGCATGCGCTACATGCCTATAAACTAACATTTTTGAATTTAAAAGATGAGAAAGTGGAGGTTCAGGGGGAGTATCCGAAGGATATGAGAGTACTTATCGAGCAGCTTGAGAAGAATATTTAA
- the rplM gene encoding 50S ribosomal protein L13, whose amino-acid sequence MDNLSYKTISANKATVNKGWVIVDAESKVLGRLASDVAKIIRGKNKPDFTPNVDCGDNVIVVNADKVKLTGKKWTDKVYVSHTGYPGGQRKSTPNEVKNSKSSTILVERAVRGMLPKSRLGRALFGNLYVYEGAEHPHAAQQPKEIKL is encoded by the coding sequence GTGGATAATTTAAGTTATAAGACGATTTCTGCTAACAAAGCAACCGTAAACAAAGGTTGGGTTATTGTTGATGCAGAATCAAAAGTGTTAGGAAGATTAGCTAGCGATGTAGCTAAAATCATAAGAGGAAAGAACAAACCAGACTTTACTCCTAATGTTGATTGTGGTGACAACGTAATTGTTGTGAATGCGGACAAAGTAAAGTTAACAGGTAAGAAATGGACTGATAAGGTTTATGTATCTCACACTGGGTACCCTGGTGGTCAGAGAAAGTCTACTCCTAACGAGGTTAAGAATTCTAAGTCTTCTACAATTCTTGTAGAGCGTGCTGTAAGAGGTATGCTACCTAAAAGCAGATTAGGAAGAGCCTTATTTGGCAATTTATATGTGTATGAAGGCGCAGAGCACCCTCATGCTGCACAACAACCAAAAGAAATTAAATTATAA
- the rpsI gene encoding 30S ribosomal protein S9, which yields MEVISSIGRRKTSVARIYVTAGKGAITVNNRGVDEYFPAGILQTIVRQPLNIVEQDGNFDIKVNVDGGGPAGQAEAIRLAISRALVEIDPEHRSPLKKEGFLTRDPRMVERKKYGRRKARRRFQFSKR from the coding sequence ATGGAAGTAATAAGTTCAATAGGAAGAAGAAAGACTTCGGTAGCTAGAATTTATGTTACTGCAGGTAAAGGAGCTATCACTGTAAATAACAGAGGTGTAGACGAGTACTTCCCTGCTGGAATTCTACAGACTATCGTTCGTCAGCCTTTGAATATCGTAGAGCAAGACGGAAACTTCGACATTAAAGTAAATGTAGATGGTGGTGGTCCTGCTGGTCAAGCAGAAGCTATCCGTTTAGCTATTTCTAGAGCTCTTGTGGAAATTGATCCTGAGCATAGAAGTCCTCTTAAAAAAGAAGGTTTCTTAACTCGTGATCCTAGAATGGTAGAGCGTAAGAAATACGGTAGAAGAAAAGCGAGAAGAAGATTCCAGTTCAGTAAGCGTTAA
- the rpsB gene encoding 30S ribosomal protein S2, which translates to MANKLEYKDLLDAGVHFGHLTRKWDPRMAPYIFMEKNGIHIIDLNKTLECLEKASFALKNIVRSGRKVLFVATKKQAQDIVAEEAKRLNMPFVTERWLGGMMTNFATIRKSLKKMSSIDKLMKDEAYLNLAKRERLMISREKEKLERVLGGIADLNRLPAALFVIDVKREHIAVKEAQKLNIPVFAMVDTNSDPNGVDFVIPANDDAFKSISLITSHIGKVIEEGLAERKKDKDEASQQKEEEAKKAVDTAEEAK; encoded by the coding sequence ATGGCAAATAAATTAGAATACAAAGACTTACTAGATGCTGGTGTTCATTTCGGACACTTGACGAGAAAGTGGGATCCCCGTATGGCTCCATATATCTTTATGGAGAAAAACGGAATCCACATTATCGATCTAAATAAGACCCTTGAGTGCCTCGAAAAAGCATCTTTTGCACTTAAGAACATCGTTAGATCAGGAAGAAAAGTTTTATTCGTAGCTACGAAGAAGCAAGCTCAGGACATCGTTGCTGAAGAAGCAAAACGTCTTAACATGCCTTTCGTTACAGAAAGATGGTTAGGCGGAATGATGACAAACTTCGCAACTATTAGAAAATCATTGAAGAAAATGTCTTCAATTGATAAGTTGATGAAGGACGAAGCTTACTTAAACCTAGCAAAGCGTGAGCGCTTGATGATCTCTCGTGAGAAGGAAAAGTTAGAAAGAGTATTAGGCGGTATTGCTGACCTAAACAGACTTCCAGCTGCACTTTTCGTGATTGATGTCAAGAGAGAACACATTGCTGTAAAAGAAGCTCAAAAATTAAATATCCCTGTTTTTGCAATGGTAGATACAAACTCAGATCCTAACGGAGTTGACTTTGTAATCCCTGCAAACGATGATGCATTTAAATCTATCTCTTTGATTACCAGTCACATAGGTAAAGTAATAGAAGAAGGTTTAGCTGAAAGAAAGAAAGACAAGGATGAGGCTAGTCAGCAAAAAGAAGAGGAGGCTAAAAAAGCCGTTGATACTGCTGAAGAAGCTAAATAA
- the tsf gene encoding translation elongation factor Ts: protein MAITAQEVNKLRQMTGAGMMDCKKALTEAEGDFDKAIDILRKKGQKVSASRADRETTEGSVFVRTNADNTEGILVALNCETDFVGKNEEFLALGQSILDVAFENDAPTKEDVLKLKVGSLTVEEKITEMVGKIGEKIEISEYVRLKGEAVVPYIHAGNKLGVLVALKNVNGTDVQEAGKDVGMQIAAMNPVAVDQDGVDQETINKEIEIGKEQALAEGKPENIIDKIAQGKLQKFFKDNTLLNQAFVKDNSLTIAKYLDSVHSGLTVTEFKRVSIG, encoded by the coding sequence ATGGCTATTACAGCACAAGAAGTAAACAAGCTGAGACAAATGACAGGTGCAGGAATGATGGACTGCAAAAAAGCATTAACTGAGGCTGAAGGTGATTTTGATAAAGCTATCGACATTTTAAGAAAAAAAGGACAAAAAGTTTCTGCTTCAAGAGCAGATAGAGAAACTACTGAAGGTTCTGTATTTGTAAGAACAAATGCTGATAACACTGAAGGTATTTTAGTAGCTCTTAACTGTGAAACTGACTTCGTAGGTAAAAACGAAGAGTTCTTGGCATTAGGTCAGTCTATTTTAGATGTTGCGTTCGAAAACGATGCGCCAACTAAAGAAGACGTACTTAAATTAAAAGTAGGAAGTCTTACTGTAGAGGAGAAGATTACTGAAATGGTAGGTAAGATTGGTGAGAAAATCGAAATCAGTGAGTACGTAAGATTGAAAGGCGAAGCTGTTGTTCCTTATATCCACGCTGGTAACAAACTGGGTGTTCTGGTAGCATTGAAAAATGTAAACGGAACAGACGTTCAGGAAGCTGGTAAAGATGTAGGAATGCAAATCGCAGCTATGAATCCGGTAGCCGTTGATCAGGACGGTGTTGATCAGGAAACAATCAACAAGGAAATTGAGATTGGAAAAGAGCAGGCATTAGCTGAAGGAAAACCTGAAAATATCATTGACAAGATTGCTCAAGGTAAATTACAGAAGTTCTTCAAAGACAACACTTTGTTGAATCAGGCCTTTGTAAAAGATAACTCTTTAACTATCGCTAAATACTTAGATAGCGTACACTCTGGCCTAACAGTAACTGAATTCAAGAGAGTTTCTATAGGATAA
- the cmk gene encoding (d)CMP kinase — MKKIVIAIDGYSACGKSSTAKGVASVLGYTYIDSGAMYRAVTLYFDRNHVSITNTQEVKKALENIDITFIVNDKTGLNETYLNGLNVEDEIRKMYISKQVSQVSMIKEVRVEMVSQQQKLGKKKGVVMDGRDIGTVVFPDAELKLFMDADIYVRAGRRQQELLDKGQMIGLEEIMENLKERDRIDTTRKESPLVKAEDATIVDTTFRTLEEQIEEVVNLALSKILDGDSTQLELEKE; from the coding sequence ATGAAGAAAATTGTAATTGCTATAGATGGATATTCTGCTTGTGGAAAAAGCTCTACAGCTAAAGGAGTGGCATCAGTATTAGGATATACCTATATAGATTCAGGCGCTATGTACAGGGCGGTTACTCTCTATTTTGATAGGAACCATGTGAGTATTACAAATACTCAGGAAGTTAAGAAAGCACTGGAAAACATTGATATCACCTTTATTGTTAATGACAAAACTGGTTTAAACGAGACGTATCTGAACGGGCTTAATGTGGAAGATGAAATTCGTAAAATGTACATCTCCAAGCAGGTAAGTCAGGTAAGTATGATCAAGGAAGTGCGAGTAGAGATGGTTAGCCAACAGCAAAAGCTTGGTAAGAAAAAAGGGGTTGTGATGGATGGTAGAGATATTGGAACCGTTGTGTTTCCTGATGCAGAGCTAAAATTGTTCATGGATGCTGATATTTATGTAAGAGCTGGCAGACGGCAACAAGAGCTTCTTGATAAGGGGCAGATGATTGGTTTGGAGGAAATAATGGAGAACTTAAAAGAGCGTGACAGGATTGATACCACTCGAAAAGAAAGCCCTTTAGTTAAGGCTGAAGATGCAACCATTGTAGATACCACTTTCAGAACATTGGAAGAACAAATTGAGGAAGTAGTAAACCTTGCATTAAGTAAAATACTTGATGGTGATAGTACACAATTAGAACTTGAAAAAGAGTAG
- a CDS encoding Na(+)-translocating NADH-quinone reductase subunit A encodes MSKFIKLKKGFDINLAGKAEKKVADIEQPETFAYKPTSFHGILRPKLMVDEGDNVKAGTPILFDKKNDKVMHVAPVSGEVVEIKRGAKRKLLEVVILADKKVESVEHKKFSVSDITNLSRDEAQEIMLKSGTWVNLVQRPYGVIADPSESPKSIFISAFDSHPLAPDYDVLFKGNEQYFQAGLDILKKFSESTIHLNIHGENEVSQIFSHAKNATLNKVTGPHPAGNVGVQIHHIDPINKGDIVWTINPYGVIQIGKLFLDGVYDASKIVALTGSEVSNPQYYKTYIGASIKNMIANNIKSDNVRYISGNVLTGEKIEDNGHIGFFDHQVTVIPEGDYYEMFGWIKPTTNKLSFQRAFGLLSFLNKNKEFVVDTNAKGEPRAFVQTGVFEKVMPMDILPTYLLKAILAEDFDDMEALGIYEIIEEDMALCEFVDVSKHDVQSIVREGLDLIQYS; translated from the coding sequence ATGTCTAAATTCATCAAGCTAAAAAAAGGGTTTGATATTAACCTAGCTGGCAAAGCAGAAAAGAAAGTTGCCGATATAGAACAACCAGAAACTTTCGCTTATAAACCCACCAGTTTTCACGGAATTTTGAGACCAAAATTAATGGTCGATGAAGGTGATAACGTGAAAGCGGGAACACCCATTCTTTTTGATAAAAAGAATGATAAGGTGATGCACGTAGCACCCGTAAGTGGGGAAGTGGTTGAAATCAAAAGAGGAGCTAAAAGAAAGTTACTAGAAGTAGTAATTCTTGCAGATAAAAAAGTGGAGTCAGTAGAGCACAAAAAGTTCTCTGTATCTGACATCACCAACTTATCAAGAGATGAAGCCCAGGAAATTATGCTCAAGTCAGGAACTTGGGTAAACCTCGTACAAAGACCTTATGGTGTTATTGCTGATCCGTCAGAGTCACCAAAGTCAATATTTATTTCTGCCTTTGATTCACACCCTTTAGCACCAGACTATGATGTGCTTTTTAAAGGAAATGAACAATATTTTCAGGCAGGTCTGGATATACTTAAGAAATTCTCTGAGAGTACTATCCATCTAAATATTCATGGCGAGAATGAAGTTTCACAAATCTTCTCTCATGCCAAGAATGCCACGTTAAATAAAGTAACGGGGCCACATCCGGCAGGTAATGTTGGAGTACAAATTCATCATATCGATCCTATTAATAAAGGAGATATTGTTTGGACTATCAATCCGTATGGTGTAATTCAGATTGGAAAACTTTTCCTTGATGGAGTTTATGATGCTTCTAAAATCGTTGCCTTAACAGGCTCTGAAGTGAGTAACCCTCAGTACTACAAAACATACATTGGAGCATCTATCAAAAACATGATCGCTAACAATATTAAGAGCGACAATGTGAGATATATTTCCGGAAATGTGCTTACAGGTGAAAAAATTGAAGACAATGGACATATTGGTTTCTTCGATCATCAGGTAACGGTAATACCAGAAGGAGATTATTATGAGATGTTTGGTTGGATTAAGCCAACAACTAATAAGTTAAGTTTCCAAAGAGCATTTGGGTTGTTGTCATTCCTAAATAAGAATAAAGAATTTGTTGTTGATACCAATGCCAAAGGAGAACCAAGAGCATTTGTTCAAACAGGTGTGTTTGAAAAGGTGATGCCAATGGATATTCTTCCTACATATCTGTTAAAAGCTATTTTAGCTGAAGATTTTGATGATATGGAAGCACTTGGTATCTATGAAATAATAGAAGAAGACATGGCTCTTTGTGAATTCGTGGATGTTTCTAAACACGATGTACAAAGCATTGTTAGAGAAGGATTAGATCTTATTCAATATAGTTAA